Genomic DNA from Echeneis naucrates chromosome 14, fEcheNa1.1, whole genome shotgun sequence:
gtacagtacATCCAGAATAGAAGCCCCTCAGGCCTGAAAGAGGAACATCTAACAGTCCGGGCAGCACGTCACACAGGATTGTTTCATGTTTGTATGATATTGTATGTCGACATTAATACACACTTTCCATCTCTGATCGTGCCGTTGTGTATCACACAAGATCCATTCTTCTCAAAGTAGGGCTTGTGGCCCCCAGGGGGTCCTGAGCAGGTTCCCGAGGGTCCATCCTTCACCCACACCCCGACAGGGTGTGACGGTTCGGCTGATGGGTTGAAACACTTTGGGGTCTGTGGGGGTCTACGGCCTAAAGATGGTCTGGTTCTGGCCTTACATACAGGAACCTGAAGGATCTGGATCCAGAGACCGAGTCATACACCGGTCTACGCTGGTCTttaatagataaatatataCTGGCttacttcatttattcatccattcatccattcatctgaTCTGCAGACTGTCTCTGCAGCGGTCAGGTCCCTCGTGCTGCCGacaacattttactttcatcCAAACTGCAGTTTCTGTGATCGGGATGTTGCTCTGGGTCATTTTACATTTCGgttatatttaattaattgtGCAGCTCCGCTTTCTCTCCAGTGAATGAATGTCATTTTTACTGAACTGATATAAATTcagctgaattttaaaaatgtttccacgTTTCATTAACGGGATGAATCCCTGAGCTGAGCTCAGCGTGTCCTACCTGGGGGAGATATCACAGCCCTGCTGCATGAAGGCGCCGAGCGAGAACCAGAGAGAATTAAAGATCCCGAAGTCGTTGGTGTGTTCTGGAgtctccttttccttctgctggttctggttctgagaCTGGGAGTACCCTGAAGAACACACGAGGTCCTGTTAGAGTGccagcagcagcctgacagCCGCTGACTGTGATGACGATGAGATACCTGGAGAGGCGGCGAGCTCAGAGGACGACGTGGGCAGAGCTCGTCgagaggcagaggaggccagagtttcatcttcatcatcagagTCGTCGCCCTGCCACTCGTAAGGACTAAACCGGCTCacctgagacagacacacaacgagCGCTGATTTatcacatctacacacacacacacacacacacacacacacccctcacCAGGAAGAGCACCACGCTGACGCCAATGTAGGCAAAGACGATGCACATCCAGATCTCGTAGGCCAGCGGGTCCAGGAAGGAGAAGACCCCCGGCTTGGACTTGGTGGGCTTCTTGATCATGATGGAGATCCCCAGAGACATGAAGGGTTTGGTGAAGTCGATCACCTGCTCACGTACCAGAGTGATGGTGAGGGGGGCGACGGCCACGTCAGCTTTCTGTGGGGGGGTCAAAGGAAACACGTCTGGTGTAAGAACACACACCTGCACCgctctgtttatttgtgtgttcacTGTTGTGTTGACCCCCCAGGAGGAGGTAACACTTTGGATTTCAGTTTCTATTGTTGAGGTGTCTCCTTAAAGCGTGTTAAAAATCTATATATTCCATATAAAAAGttccatattttatattttaaattaatatttgaaTTCTACgggtcttttattttggagagtTAGTATCCATTAGAAGAACCAGAAATCATCTCcgtgtagttttacatcttctCTCAGGAGTTCAGTGATCCGATCCTCAGCAGATTTATGTTCATCAGTTTGATGAAGGATCGGTCTGCTGCTGGAAATAGTCCTCCAGATTTAAACTAACAGAAGGCCTTTAGACTGTCAGActcttcctgctttattttgaaaatcttgtgttccatgttgctgtttacttcccctctttgttcttcttGCCGCCCTGAGTTGACTCCTAATTAGACTCCTGttggttcctgtgtatttaaaccccgccCCATTCCCCGTGTTAGCTCCCGTGTGCTCGGCTCTCTCATGTTCCCAGTcgtttgctcccagtgtatgacggactgtttttggatgtttgattctcctgccgactctttggctgttttgtctgcctggtCCTGCCGGCCtgtttgtgtatgacccctgcctccgtttggattaaaagctcttgccctactggacttTTTGCAGCTGGGTTCACTCATCAGCTCTGACGTAGACGCCCCACAGTCAGAAACGGGACACTCACCCCGTAGACCAGTTCTCCCACCATGCCGTTCCACATCTTTGTCTCGGCGTCTCGGGCGCCGTACTTGCCGTCGCCCACCAGCTCCAGGCGGTAGGTGAAGCCCACGTGTTTGGCGATCTCGGAGGCCAGCTCGGCACAGTAACCCTCGTACTTTTCGTTCCCTTCAAACTGCTCATGGTTCTTCTTCAGCATCATGTAGGGAGCTTCCTGTACGAGACAGACGGGCAGACCTGAAACATTCAGGCTCAATAAGAGCTGCCAATACAGCCGTCATTTTTATATCAGCCAGAGAAACGTTCTCAGGATTGTGATTCATCAAGGTGACAATGGAAATGGAACTATTAAAATAAGACGACACTACGATGAGGGAACAGCTGGTGATGCAGTGAAAATCCTCCGTAGATCAGACTGTGGCATTTAGtgataagtaaataaaaaaacacttgtGCCATTCTAAAGATTATTCTCTGACAACTGTCCAAATTGTTAAATCCTAAAAATCTGTGGAGAAGATTAAGAGGTAGTTTTTCCTCATGTATGTTTTGATACAAACTGCCGCTCAAAATCAGGAGttataaaataaacagcagccaAAACTCCCGACACGACAGGAGTCTGAAAACAGACAGTCTCACCAGGATGGTGGTAACGATGTAGGTTCTGTTCTGCAGCCCGTAGAACTCCTCCACCACCGGCCGGTACACCGCCGTGTTCACGTAGCCCCGCCTCTCGTTCCAGTAGCCAATctgaacacagagcagcactgtgacatcacactgaatgtttccttctccaaagaaatgtgtttggggtgtttttatctttatgtgatcaggagttctgctcagtaatgatgaaaaatcagctccaaagcctcacAGAACGGACAAATCCGGCTGATTCTCcagttgaaggagaaaaaacagatcaaaccATCACAAAGACCGGCTGATGGTGGTTTAGAGTTTAACAGCTTTGAATTCTCTCGCTCAAAGTCCTGAGTCCAATTTTCTGATCGGACGCAGGAGCTGCCCTGCATTTTAAAGAGGAGTCTGAAAGAGGAGTGAGAGAAGACCACTGAGGTGGTTTTTAGTTCTTACACTCACAAATATGTGTTCTGATGGAGAGCAACCTTTCAAAATATCAGACTAAAATCAAATGTGCGACCTTCAGAAAGGAGTCTCACAGATCTGAACTTCACAGAGATAAGCCTGATGGAGGACTGAAAGGATTTAGGTTTGATCAGCATGTCAGTAAAGACGCCATCAAACTCCGACCCACGTCCATCTGAAGCTCCGACCTCTGCGTGACATCTCATAATCTACAGAGTAGCTTTATCTGAGCTGAGTCTGCAGGTTTTCCACACTGAACAAGTGCTGCGACAGCCGATCTACCGATTATCACACCTCTCATCAGAGAGCAGCTCGTTACCGAAACGAGCTGACGCAGCAAAAACCTGCCGACTCCCGAGAACGACCGCCGCAGGAAATGAAACCGTTCAACAGAAGCAGGAAACAGCACCTTCCTGGGGCCGGTGTGGCTGAGCTCCATCACAGTCAGGGTGTAGTTGGTCCGATGGCCTCGCTCGTCGAACTGAATGTGACCCGTCAGCCCCTCCAGACGcacctgcacgcacacacacacacacagcagcatgaatCGGTGGCAGATGTCGATTTGGGGCCTCCTGCTGAGGTCGGctcaggctgacagacagaacAAACGTCGGTGGTGTGTCGCCGCTGAGGAACATCCTGTAAACAGGAAACACTCAGAATGATTGTGTGCCTTCCTGTACCTGCTGCAGGGCTCTCTGGATGTCGATGCCTTGGCCCCAGGGAGCGGGGGGGTTGGCCAGACATTCGCCTGCGTTGCCGCGGCGAGAAATGTCAATCCGCTGCCGCCGCAGGTTCTGGAACGCCGTCGCCATGACCGTGACACCGTCATATGTCAGAGCTCCTGTGTACTGAGGCCCAGCAGATTAGAAACACTCAAACCTGATCAGGATCTTTCCAGTTCTGGACTCTGTCAGTTAACAAGCTGCAGATGAACagccaatcaatcaatcaatcaaacaatcaaacaacaaaatgattttctgaATATTCCCAGAAACAGCcgataaaaatgtaattgatgAGAAGGACAAACTAATGAGGAGAAATCATCAACctatatttctttttcctctgtgaacataaaaagacaaattagCTCCATTTTGACCTAAAATACCAGGAGGAATATGGAAAATAATGTTAATACgctgtaaatatttaaatatggaTGCAGTAATTCTGCTGTCTCACTGTTTCCTCAGTATAGATGTGTTCTTAAAGGAGAAACAGGAAGCGGCCTTCAGTGTGTGTCCTTACCCTGAGCCTCCTGCGGGCCAGTTTCAGGTCTTTACTGTCGAAGTTCAGCCAGTCCTGGTTGATCTTCATCACGGTCGGATCGGACCGGTTCACCAGCTGGAAGCCCGTCACGTTGGGCCCCAGTTTCTGAAACTCTGTGACGTTCAGATCCATGAAgccctgccacacacacacacacacacagtttttgaCTTGAAGTCCTCCTGAACGTGTGTGTGAACAGTCGGACTCACCAGATTGGCCAGGATGTAGTGGTAGTTCTTCAAGTTCCTCCTCTGAGCGCCGATCTGAGCCAGAGAAAGTCAGAATCGAACACATGATGACTACACTTCTCGTTTTTACAGTTTCTAATGACGATACAAAGCATCCATTACagcctcctctgtgtgtgtgtgtgtcctcaaaCAGCTGCTAATTGGACGACTCGGTTCCTCTTTGAAGAATTAATTGCTCATCTGCACcatcagagaaagagagagggtcTGCTCAggccagggaggaggaggaggaggaaggagaggaaggagggtgCAGAGAAGAGAGGTTataaaaaggaggaggaggaagcagcagtTTTCCTCTGAGGTCCAAGTCTTTAATGAGCATCAGCCGGTCCTCCTTtattcctccctcctcttcctctccttcctcacatCCTTTTCCTCCTTGCTTCCAATGGGTGGTCATGTGATCCATCACCAGGTTTCAGCTTCTGACCGTCACCCTCTGCGGTTCAGCTCGGGGTGTACTGCTGGCTTCATTATCGCCATCGTTGGTCGTTTTCTGACCCTTTAGAATAATTAACCTGTCAGCTCCACTCATCATCAGCACCCAGCAGACAGGAAGCTCCACCTGATACCTCGGACCAGTTTCAACGGGAGCCCGGCCGAACGCCACCTGATGATTTCAGAATAAATGCAGCTGCAGCCAAAAACTTCACATCACGGAtccaaagcagcagctgatccGTCAGGCAGGAAGAGGAGCCGGGCTGATTTATGGCCTCCTACCAAAACACATCCCATAATAATCCAGAATATATTCTTCACTGCAGAAACATGCTCCTGAACCGTTCCCCTCCGTCAGTTCTCTCTCCTGCCGGTTAATTGTGTGAAgattaaagtttaaaatgtgaaacagctACGGCTGAAAGGCGACAACATTCAGcaacatctgctgctgctctgaagaaTACAACTGAAagaccacattcattcattcattcattcattcattcattcatcacgGCTCCTCTCGGCGGGGACCGTTTAGGGACCAAATGATGACGAGGAGCAGGAGCCGGGCATCAAACCAACAACCACAGTCACACCTCCAGGACATCTGAAGAcctcaggcctgggaaccaaacacTGTGAGGTCACGGCACGCTGTTCCACTGCGCCACAGACAAACGTGTTTCTCCTGtggttctgggtttgattcccaggtgCCTTGGCGGGTTCTCTGGACTCATCTGGTTCCTGtttctgctggttctgctggttagcttcagctcctttAAAGCTCGTTATCGCTTCAATATGCTAAAATTATCACTGCATTTAATTCATGAGGTTTAATTAATCCCAGTCTGTCAGCAGCTTATTACATCCTCATCATCCTGAATATTAAACcgtattttatttatatgatcTTCGTCAGCTGATCAGAGCTGCACTAtcctgactctctctctctcattcctgtttttgtttgttatgtgtCTTTCAGCCGTTTGTCTGAAATAATGAAGTCAGATATGAAATAAAGAACCAGATCTACATGTGTTTATATTAAGCGGTCagatgatggtgaagatgagGGGACGTTTTACCAAGTTCAGGATGGAGTTGAGTCGGTCCAGCTCGCAGTCGATGATGATCTGATAGTCCTTCTTGTAGTCCAGGTCGGCCAGCAGCTTCACGAAGGCCGACTCCGTCAGAGTGTCCAGGTTAACGGAGGTGACCTGCCATTCCCGCTCTGCCGCTGTGTCCAGGATCCTCTGCAGCACCGACAGACCTGTGAGGGAAAACGCAACGTGAGTCTCCAGACGAACACCAAACTAAAGCCACAAGACTCACCGATGCTTGTTTGCATTTCGTCTTTAATAGGAGACACGTTCTAATTTTCTGACTGACAAATTCCACTTCCTGATGTTCTCAGGTGAGATACTGGGAGAAGATCCGAGGAGGCGGCAGCGTCTCAAGTGGAATGTCAAGCTGGATTTTTCCGCCTTTTTGAAGGAATAACCTGCTTCACACTGAGATGCCGCAGACAGTCCATGGTGCTATTTTGGATTAAACGATCTGATTtgatgagaaataaataaatactgatgATGGTGGTTAGTCCTCCTGGACTTTAATCCTGTATCTACGGCAGAGAAAGCAGACCAGACACATCCAGAACATCAGCACAAACTGTCAATAAGCAGCTCCTCAGATGTTTTTCAGGTTCTCTTGTGTTTAAAATCCTGagtcaacacacacagtaatcacatcagcattttccagcaaacacacaaaaatacacacgtTCAAAAGTGACAATTCAGCAAAATTCAGCTCGACTTCAGAGACCGGAGACACGTGTTGAAGAAGAGACTGTCGGTTTAACGCACACCTCAGCCTGAGTTGTTCTCTCCACTGCTGTCTTTAACCTTTACAGGTGTGTCCTGAGACCGGACCGAATGTGGGCGTGGTCTGACGGCTCGTTAGCTTCCTGTCAGCGtttacagctgcagcaacacgCACTATCTGAGCAGAGTCAGGTGTGCTAACGAtaacaacagaacaacacacCCACACCGACAGACACACTGTCAGTCACCGAGGGGAGAGATGGGAGGCgaaaaaacaataacaggagGTGAACACAGACATCCCATCTCCATAAACATTCTGTATGCATGACATCTACTATGAACGTACTGATGGGGGGGGCTGAGGGCCGACTGAGggcccccccacacacaccccccccacaAGTGACCAAACACATGGGGGGGGGTTTagggaaaaggcagaaaaacagaagagtcTCAGAGAAAGTTTAGGTCCTCTAGATCATCGGACCTGCTCACAGTCACAAGGTTCTGGATCatcagtcctggtcctggtcatgaggttctggatcatcggacctgctcacagtcacaaggttctggatcatcggtcctggtcctggtcatgaggttctggatcaacagtcctggtcctggtcatgaggttctggatcatcggtcctgctcacagtcacaaggttctggatcatcagtcctggtcctggtcatgaggttctggatcatcggtcctgctcacagtcacaaggttctggatcatcagtcctggtcctggtcatgaggttctggatcaacagtcctggtcctggtcatgaggttctggatcatcggtcctggtcctggtcatgaggttctggatcactggtcctgctcacagtcacaaggttctggatcatcagtcctggtcctggtcatgaggttctggatcatcggacctgctcacagtcacaaggttctggatcatcggtcctggtcctggtcatgaggttctggatcatcggacctgctcacagtcacaaggttctggatcatcggtcctggtcacagtcacgaggttctggatcatcggacCTGGTCCACAGACTCTTCCCGTCAGGACGGCTGTTTTCACTCGTCGTTACagaatgtgtgttttctcagcgTTCAGACTTTTTGCTTTGAGGGAAGTCGAGTTAGTTGAAGTTAAAATcctaaaaacatcaaacaaacacgcagacatcactttctctttgtttgctcAGCCTGAAACAAACTGCCTCTCCCTCCGAACATCTCGCTCTTTACACAGCTTACGTGTGTGTCGGTGCGTGAATGTGCAGCAAACTGTGTGCGCGCTGTTTGTCAAACGGTGTGTTAGCGACACATTAGCCTactgatgcagcagcagttatGAGGACCTCATGTCCAATTACACATGGTCTCTGGTTTCTgtcctcagcagctgctgtctgtccgaggcctccttttgttttctaattaaagaaaacattgatGGAGTCCAGTTCAGCCGCCTCGTCCACAACTCAGGACTGGATGCTTTGCTCAATGACACTTTTACAGCAAGAAGACAACGACtgcagatgaagacagagagaaacaagtAAAAGCTTTCTCAGTCCTCTGGACGATTCATTGAACGGACGAGGacgaggagaagaggaggataaTTAGAGAACAGAGTGAGAGAATAATGAGTAAGATGGTGCACATTTACTTTTACTGGGTCAAGTTCTGTTGTCACTCCACCATCTTGGCCAGATCTGTCTCGAATGAGTCAGAAGGTGGACCGCAAATATAAATTATGGACCTTTAATATGAATTATTGGCccattaatgaaaaatattagaACCAAACATGAATCAGACGAAGCCTTAATCCATTTAGACCTGTGTGATGTCGTGTCACAGTAATTTAGGAGATTAGGGACATCTTCAtgtcaaacaaatattttacatttgattaAAGTGGATGGCCAAAATTGTCCAAATTAAATCATTGTAATGTAATAATGTGCGTGATGTGAGCCACAGGGCTCTATTTTAGGGCGTCCTTTGTTTCTTCtatttataaattatatatcAGCTGCTCGGAAATGTGAGGCCTTTAACTACAAGTACAATCATTTCTGCTGAGGAACTTTACAGTGACATTGTGGTTTCTTCTGTTCTGTTGGTGCATCAGTTTGAAAACTAAATTGAAGAACAAGTTGCGTGGATGAAAAAGAACGgtcatcattatttattaaacacagccacacaaaagAAATTTTAAGTGCAACTCCGGCTAAAAGCtgcatgttgttgtgtgtacattaatgTGTATTGTCCTCATCACACTAACAGCGAGTTGGTGAGAACGGGCAGAAGTTACAGGTCTGAATTTTACATCAGATTGTCCTGTTATTGTGTTTCGTTTTTGTAATTCAGGATGTTGTTGTGCAGATTAGTTGTGTTTTCCCTTTACCTTGTtatcacttgatttattttcatgtctgaAATTATGACAAAGGAAATAGACACACAGCTAGTATGGctaagaagatgaggaggaggaagaggaggagttaTGTGATTGAGATAACAACATTTCACTGTATTTCACTGTAGCGGCTGTAAGTACAAAGAACAGCCTTGCCTGCAGGGCTGTATCCATGGCAACGAGACGGGGTGATAATCATGAGATGAGTCAGGGTCAAtaagttctgtgtgtgtgtgtgtgtgtgtgtagaataCAGTCCGAAGTACTGCtgtaaaaataatcagtaaaaaatGGTCAGGTTGTTGATCCTGGACACACTGTTGTCCTCACCTGAGTTGGAGCTGTACATGTAGACGAACCTGGTCCAGTCAAAGTGCTCCAGCAGGCCCATGAGGGGCTCCTGCAGCTGGGGCCGCAGCTGCAGGACGAATTGGTTGTTTGTCTGGACGGGGAAGGACGGCGTGACGAAGCAGACGTGCAGCGAGCCGCAGAAGGACATCAGCATGTTGACGGTCCGGCGGTCGTACAGGCCCATGATGGCGTACACGCCTTTGGAAAACTGGGAGCAGACTGGGACAGAAAGGAAAGCCAAAAGGGggaagtgttaaaaaaaagacacattttaattcattcattcactcatcttccaatcccagctcactctgggtgagggcggggccacccGACAGGGCTCCAAACAAACGAGAGAAGGGTTTGGATACACATATTTGCCCGTGTGCTCGGTCGGCAGGATTCAGTCATTTGTTAAAACATTTCCTGCTCGTTTTTTTCCCGTTTAATCTGTGTTCACATATAGAACAGCCCAGAGATAAAAGTCTTATCGTCACGGTAGACAAAcatcatttctgctgctgtgtggatgATAAAGTGCAGTTTCCTGTCCCACACAAAAGGCTTCCACGTGGTAAATCCCTGCACACACTGTGGCTGTAATCAAATTACTCTTTCATGCAGCGCTCCTTCACAGTCAGGGATTAAGTCTTAAGACAAAATAATATTCGCTGCTGAGGTACCACCAGACATTCTCTGAATTAGTGTCTCATTTTATGGTCTTCTGGGAACAATTGGATTCAGATTGTATGAAAACGTGTCTGTAGCATCTGTGTCATCAACAGAAAGGTCCATACAGTGGAATAAATCCTGTGAGGCTGGAGGGTCCAGGTGGGCGAGGGGGCGTGGCCAAGGACTTtacttaaaaccacaaacatatCTTCTAGCAGTccacacttcaaaataaaacacgttACTTAGTATAAAATATGGGCTTTTAATCTGAAGTATGGACCTTCAAGGTCCGAGGCTCATTACGTGTTTCTGTTCAGATGTTCAAAAGTATAAATAATCGTGAGAGTAAACGTACAGGGCACAATCAAGTCAACGGAACTAACTTGTTAAAAAGTACAAATCCGGACTAACAGCGCCCTGTGGGGACCAGAGAGGCCATTATTTTATCAGAAATCTGAGTCTTTTCCTTTTGGCATTTTGGGCTCATTAAACAGGTCggagcagagaggcaggcagCAACAAATACCCCCAGACCAAAGGATCTGCGACTGCAGCTAATAAACATGGCAACCGACAATCAGAAGGAATGAGCTTTAAATTTCAGTCAGTCTTTGatgatgtaaaatatgaaagtaATGTcacaatttcattaaaatgttttttttgcactcacCCTTACAGCCaatgaaaacaactgaaatcatacaagtcattttcttttttaagtcgCCTTCAAGGACTTCCATAGAAAAtgtgaggaagaaggggagagTGTGATACATGTATGAAGCACTGAGCCGACAGAAGTGACCAAACTTTAAAGGGTTCAGCCTCCACAGCTGAAGGACGACACAGACTGAGGTCATAAAGACGCCCAAAACACTCAGAGGTAACAATTCTGTCGTGGCAGCACAATCTGAGAGCTTTGGACAAAACTTAAGACCTGCTTCTGTTATCTAAGGCCGATTGTCTGCAGACGGACTTCCAGGCTTTAAAACCTGCAGATACGCTGACTGTCAATTTCTCTACCAGGCTGAGGCAACAACACACAGtctggacaggaagtgatgaccTCTCCTGTTTCCAACAGGAAAGTTCACTTCATgtagtttggttttgttcagtCTGACCAGGTTGGAtggctgttttctgttattttggttttctttcacttcttcactttaatcaagaaataaatacaattagTAAGTTTATAATAACTGATCCATCGTGTCTCTGTCAAACCTATTCAGACCTGATGTTAAATGTGCAGCAGATGTGCTGGCAGGCGTCCTCCTCggcctcagtgtgtgtccttgttgCATCTTCACGTCCCCGTGGCCAGCGctcacgcacaaacacaa
This window encodes:
- the LOC115054705 gene encoding glutamate receptor 1-like isoform X3 — its product is MSTRCFGSPLAQHQDVPKLVPQVDMVDTGSSFAMTYAFCSQFSKGVYAIMGLYDRRTVNMLMSFCGSLHVCFVTPSFPVQTNNQFVLQLRPQLQEPLMGLLEHFDWTRFVYMYSSNSGLSVLQRILDTAAEREWQVTSVNLDTLTESAFVKLLADLDYKKDYQIIIDCELDRLNSILNLIGAQRRNLKNYHYILANLGFMDLNVTEFQKLGPNVTGFQLVNRSDPTVMKINQDWLNFDSKDLKLARRRLRYTGALTYDGVTVMATAFQNLRRQRIDISRRGNAGECLANPPAPWGQGIDIQRALQQVRLEGLTGHIQFDERGHRTNYTLTVMELSHTGPRKIGYWNERRGYVNTAVYRPVVEEFYGLQNRTYIVTTILEAPYMMLKKNHEQFEGNEKYEGYCAELASEIAKHVGFTYRLELVGDGKYGARDAETKMWNGMVGELVYGKADVAVAPLTITLVREQVIDFTKPFMSLGISIMIKKPTKSKPGVFSFLDPLAYEIWMCIVFAYIGVSVVLFLVSRFSPYEWQGDDSDDEDETLTPEHTNDFGIFNSLWFSLGAFMQQGCDISPRSLSGRIVGGVWWFFTLIIISSYTANLAAFLTVERMVSPIESAEDLAKQTEIAYGTLDGGSTKEFFRRSKIAVFEKMWSYMRSADPSVFVKNTNEGVLRVRKSKGKYAYLLESSMNEYIEQRKPCDTMKVGGNLDSKGYGVATPKGSPLRIPVNLAVLKLNEQAVLDKLKNKWWYDKGECGHKDSGRKDKTSALSLSNVAGVFYILIGGLGLAMLVALVEFCYKSRIESRRMKELIDAAMMSSSLGVMAGGGGGGGGGVAVVGSLGGGASGLGGENGRVVAHDFPKAGAQSLPCMSKAAGLGLSSAGM
- the LOC115054705 gene encoding glutamate receptor 1-like isoform X1, which codes for MGLYDRRTVNMLMSFCGSLHVCFVTPSFPVQTNNQFVLQLRPQLQEPLMGLLEHFDWTRFVYMYSSNSGLSVLQRILDTAAEREWQVTSVNLDTLTESAFVKLLADLDYKKDYQIIIDCELDRLNSILNLIGAQRRNLKNYHYILANLGFMDLNVTEFQKLGPNVTGFQLVNRSDPTVMKINQDWLNFDSKDLKLARRRLRYTGALTYDGVTVMATAFQNLRRQRIDISRRGNAGECLANPPAPWGQGIDIQRALQQVRLEGLTGHIQFDERGHRTNYTLTVMELSHTGPRKIGYWNERRGYVNTAVYRPVVEEFYGLQNRTYIVTTILEAPYMMLKKNHEQFEGNEKYEGYCAELASEIAKHVGFTYRLELVGDGKYGARDAETKMWNGMVGELVYGKADVAVAPLTITLVREQVIDFTKPFMSLGISIMIKKPTKSKPGVFSFLDPLAYEIWMCIVFAYIGVSVVLFLVSRFSPYEWQGDDSDDEDETLASSASRRALPTSSSELAASPGYSQSQNQNQQKEKETPEHTNDFGIFNSLWFSLGAFMQQGCDISPRSLSGRIVGGVWWFFTLIIISSYTANLAAFLTVERMVSPIESAEDLAKQTEIAYGTLDGGSTKEFFRRSKIAVFEKMWSYMRSADPSVFVKNTNEGVLRVRKSKGKYAYLLESSMNEYIEQRKPCDTMKVGGNLDSKGYGVATPKGSPLRYNLNQWLVLVSCSVCFCGKT
- the LOC115054705 gene encoding glutamate receptor 1-like isoform X2, translated to MGLYDRRTVNMLMSFCGSLHVCFVTPSFPVQTNNQFVLQLRPQLQEPLMGLLEHFDWTRFVYMYSSNSGLSVLQRILDTAAEREWQVTSVNLDTLTESAFVKLLADLDYKKDYQIIIDCELDRLNSILNLIGAQRRNLKNYHYILANLGFMDLNVTEFQKLGPNVTGFQLVNRSDPTVMKINQDWLNFDSKDLKLARRRLRYTGALTYDGVTVMATAFQNLRRQRIDISRRGNAGECLANPPAPWGQGIDIQRALQQVRLEGLTGHIQFDERGHRTNYTLTVMELSHTGPRKIGYWNERRGYVNTAVYRPVVEEFYGLQNRTYIVTTILEAPYMMLKKNHEQFEGNEKYEGYCAELASEIAKHVGFTYRLELVGDGKYGARDAETKMWNGMVGELVYGKADVAVAPLTITLVREQVIDFTKPFMSLGISIMIKKPTKSKPGVFSFLDPLAYEIWMCIVFAYIGVSVVLFLVSRFSPYEWQGDDSDDEDETLASSASRRALPTSSSELAASPGYSQSQNQNQQKEKETPEHTNDFGIFNSLWFSLGAFMQQGCDISPRSLSGRIVGGVWWFFTLIIISSYTANLAAFLTVERMVSPIESAEDLAKQTEIAYGTLDGGSTKEFFRRSKIAVFEKMWSYMRSADPSVFVKNTNEGVLRVRKSKGKYAYLLESSMNEYIEQRKPCDTMKVGGNLDSKGYGVATPKGSPLRTSTRPLTPPLTSV